In Planococcus versutus, the DNA window TCATGTTCTTTATAGATTTCCGTGGTTAACTCGATATCGGAGGCAATGTAATAAAAGTAGGTCATCAATAAATCTCCTTTCAATAATTAGAGATAGTAAGGGAGCATCCTTTTTAGAATGTTAGAACATATATAACATATTGGATCATATTTTGAATAGACATGAGTTTACATATCATTTATTATCGGTAGCAATCAGTTGTATCTCATAAAACGAAAATAAAACAGGACTGTCCTAAAAGATTAAGATACATGACTTTTAGGCACAGTCCTTTTTTATTCGATGTTCTGATCTAGATTAATTCCTTATTTCTGTTGTAGGAACGCTTTAATGAAATGAAATTAATGAAAAACATCATCAATCCTGCCCATGTTGAGAAACCTATAATTCCAAGCCCTTCACTGATACTGACCGGCAATCCACTTATGAACGGATATACTAAAATGAACATTGCTGTAAATCCGGCAGATTTTACAAGAATCACTTTTAATTCTTTTTGATATTCCTGTTCAGTCGCAATACTCGTAAATTCAATGCCTGATACGATGTATCTTCCTAAAACGTAAACCACGAATAGAACAACATGAAGAAATAGAACCGTTTCTGTGTCAAAACTAATAAATCTGCTGCAAATGAATGTGACGAGAAGTGATAAGAAAAGGAGTATTGCCCCTTCTGAGAAAAAATACAATATTTTGCTCTCTTTATATTCATCATCTGGCAATAAGAAAGATATCCATGATTTCATCATTAATCGACCTCCCAAAATAATTCATCTAAGGTTTTTCCCAGTTCCTTTGCGATGGCCACACAAAGTTGGAGACTGGGGTTATATTCTCCTTTTTCAATCAATCCGATTGTTTGCCTTGTTGCCCCGACTTTTTTGGCTAACTGTTCCTGAGTGATTGGCAATTCCAGCCGATTTATTTTTACTTTATTTTCCATCGATCCACCTGCTTTTTTTGCAATATATATCTAACATATGCAATTTATATATTACATTGTATGCGGAAGATCTCAACTTCTTATGACTTTTTATTTTATCTGAGGTGAAAACGGTCTACATATTACACTTTATCGAAAGTTCAACATCTAAATTAAAGCTCACAGCAACCTTGTTTTCACAGAATAACTAGGGTTTCTCAATTCACATGAAAAATAGCATTTAAAGTGACATCTAATTCTCTTTTTAAAAGTTTATTGAATTCAACTTAACATCTAGCTAATTCATTAAAAAGCACTAACTTTAACTTTATTTATAGTTTAATTAATAAAGTTAAATTTTTTCTTTAAAATATATTACATTTTATTAATTTGTATGATATATTATAAACTACAAGGAGGGTGTTTGAATGAACAAAGATGAAATTCCAGCATGGGTTTTGGCATTAAATAGTGAGGATTTAGAATTCGTGAAAAATTTCATTATAAGTTCAGGATCTTTAAAAGAAATAGCGAAAAATTATGGTGTTTCCTATCCTACAGTAAGAATTAGAATCGATCGTGTTATTCAAAAAATTGAGATGAATGTTAATTTAGAGAAAGAACCATTAATCAGTTACGTTAAACAATTGGCTATTGAAAATCGCATTAATATAGAGGATGCCAAAAGTATAATTGAAAAGTATAAATCTGAAAGGATGAGTAATAATGAATGATCTTTTATTTCCTTTATCAGCAGCAGCAGTTCTAGGACTACAGTATTTCTTATCATCTCGACATAATATTTATTTCGGAGCCATCATTCCAATTCTTGTTATAGGTGGTTTAACATGGATGCTGTTTACTGACCGTGTTAAAAGTCCTCTTGCTTACATATTAATTTTGGTAGTTTTATTACTTTTCCTTCTTGAGCAATGGTCTCGAGGACGCAAAGCACTTCGTACAAACACACAAGAAGAGTTAGATAAAATGGAGAAACATGATATAAGCTAAGCTTACAAGTATAAGATTTTGTTCATGCACTTAATTATAAGAAACTATATTAGGAGTATTTTTTGAAATGAAATACCCACATAACTAAAAGCACCGGTAACCTCTATGTTGAGGACACTGGTGCTTTTAAATTCCATGTAAATTAAGATTTAAAATCACTGCAAATGATTTCAACTACTGGTAGTCATATGGACAGGTAGATGACTCACCTTTGAAATCAGAGTGCTACTCAAAGAATTACTCTTCTTTCTTACTTTCAAATTTTACAAATCGGATTATGTCTCAGTTCATATGTACTGATCTACTGTTATTTCAGTCACTGTAAGATAGTGTTGACTTAATGTTTCAAGAGATTGATGACCTGTTTGTTTCGCAATAGTTGGTAAGTCTGCGCCTGCTGCGTGCATTGCTACCACTTGGCTTTTCCTGAAATTATAGCCGGTGAGTCCTGTCCATCGCTGCAAAGCTTTACCATAACCTATTTCGCTGATTGCGGTGCTTTCGTAGCGTCCATTCCTATATACTCTCCCTACGAAGTAGTCATCTGTCTTAAGGTCATATTCGCGTGTATAAACGTCGACTGCATTAATGACTTCTACTGTGAGCCGTTTAGTATGCCATCTTTTTTGTTTCTTCAAATAAACATGAACAAGTCTATTTTTCAAATCAAAATCTCGTACTCTTAATCGAACCATTTCATTGGGTCTGTTGGCGGTTACCAAGTTAACTAAACAAATCGTCTTTGCTCTTATCGGAAGAGTATTTATAATATTCATCAATTCCTTCTTATCAATGGCTGACTTTCCTTGAACTTGGATTAAGTGAGCATACTGATCCTCACGATACATCTTCCTCATTGCTGAAAGTTCGTATGCAACTCTAGCCTCTGCTCTAAAATCTATTCCATGAATCACACTCAAATATTTTCGAATAGCTGCCAATCGTCGTTCCCATGTTGTTTTTTTAACCTTTTGCTCAATCAGCGATATATATAAATAATCGAGCATCGCCTCTGTTCCAACAATTTGACTCGTACTACAGCAATACTTTTTGTACCTACGAATATCCCCGTCGTATTGCCTTGGGATTTCCTCCATCTTTTTTTCAATATGAATTTTCCTGTTGTGGTAACGCTTCTGAGTCTCCAGTGCATCTTGGTGCATTACTAATTCAAAATCTGACATTCTACTTCTTCCCCATTTCTTTTCAAAATCATTTTGAGACACCATTTATGATAAATTGATTTTGAAAAGAATTATGAGACAAAGCAAAAGAGACAAAGAAAAAAATTCGAACCTTCTTCTCTGTCTCTTATAAACCATCGTTTTTGATAGGTTGAATCTTTATTAAATAAAATTTTATAACAACAGAAAAGATTCAGCTCAGCAGAAGATTTGTAAGTCTTTTCTTTTGCTACTATGAAAATTCCAATAAATTTTAACTCTGATTAGATTTTAATCAATATTGAACCCTTGTGTATAAGGAACATACTAGTCTCTAATCTCCATAAAATATTTAACTATAATTTGTAATGTAGATGCTCTATATATTTTCTAAATCTATATCTCCAAAGTTATTTAGAATTAGCGATTTTTCTGTATCAGATAAATCAGTGTCAAAATGTATAGTTTGGTTAACTTTCATATTTCTATTTATACCCCATAGTTCCGTTTCTATTTCGGTCTTCTTATAGAAATCTTTTATTATATCTATTTGTGGAGGTGCACTTAAAAAATCAATCAATTTTTGACTTGTTAATTCGCCTTTAAATATATCAAATCTAGTACTTGAGTATTTTTTACTTTTTCCTTTGTTAACGTATGTTAACGAAGGTGGGATTCTATCTATAAACATGGTAAAAGAAGATTCATCAACAATATAGACTCCATTTATAAACATAGGAGTTCCTATCATCGAAGTTGTTAATAAAATTCTATACATATTTTTTGGTGAAAAATTTTCATTCAAATTCAACTGTTCTTTCACAATTTGTGTATTAGTTTCAAAGAAATCTGCTATCCTATTTATTTGATCTGTCTCTTTATATAATTTATACAAATGGTTCGCATGTTGTCTTCCAGTAAATGGCTGTACGTGCGCTTTACATTCAATGAAAAATAAATCATCCTCTAATATGAATGCAACATCGCATTCATATTCTGTCCCATTAATTCGCTTGTATAAACTACCATTTATAATGCCATTTATTAGTAAACCCGCCTTAGTTCTATCCTCAAATCCTTGTCCTTTAAAACTTAAGTTCACATCTCTATTAAGGAAGTTAGAAGCTAATGCTCTAGCAGTATCTGCATGTTTTGTTAATGTTGGTACTATCACTAATTTATCGTCTACTTTTATAAATGGGCAATCTACTAAATCCAATGATTTTCTGTTAAAAGTAAAAAAATGAATAATTCCTTCTGATTGTTCTTTAGTAAACCCACTCTGTATAAAAAATTTTTTCCATTCGTATTCAGTTTTGCTTAAACAAATTTTTTCGAGATTTAATGATTGAGTTTTCTTTTGTTTTTTTAAAAAGATATCACTTTCACTTTTTAAAAGCTGATAAGCTTTAATCCACTCGGTAAGTGACAAACCTTCTATTTTTTCGTTTAAAAGAGAAGAACCAAAGTATAAAGTTGCAAAAAGAGTATCAAGTGATTTACTACTATTCAAAAGTGAGTTTTCTATTCCCTCTTCTTCTAATTTATTGTACTTACTTAATATTTTAGTTATCTCATTGAATTGCCAACCATGACGAAGATTTAAAAACCTTTCATTTGAAATTTGATTATTTAACTCAAATCCATCATCACTGATATTAAAGTGTATCTTCCCATCGTCTTTTTCGATGATTTCTACCTCTGAATACTTCCAGTATTCTAATACATCATTAAGCTCATTCCAAAAATTACTAAACAAAATATGCTTTTCAGTAATCTCGATTATTTTTGGAGAAATGTTTCGTTTACTCCCTATAAAATCGCTTCTAGTATACATAAAATTCTTTAAAATCATTCCAGTAGATTCGATTGCGGAATCAAATAGATTTTCTGTTAATATAAATTTTTCGGCGATTACTTTTGTAGTATCATCATCTATTTCTCTCAAATAAAGTTCTAAAGAAATGAGATATGAAACTACTTCAAATCTATCATTAGAAATACCATTTTCTTTGAAGTAATTTTTTCGGAGTTCTCCTTGAAAGCTAAACAATTTATTGAAATAAGTAGATTCTTTCAGCATTTTTATAATTTTATATTTCCCCTCAATTTCAAGCTCACTCCAAACACTCTCAATGATTTTAAGGAATTTATCTTTTTGTTTCTTTTCGTTGAATATATTTATTGAAATCCCGGTACTTTTTATAGCGCTTATTACACTATCTATACCATCATTTTTTAAAAGGTTATTTAAATGATTTATAAATTTTGAAGGATTTTCTTTTATCATATTTTCTAACTTATAAAAATTATATCTTTCTGGATTATCTAGTAACAAGATTATCAATCCTCTTTTCTTAATCTTTTAATATAATACTGATAAGAAGTTAATTTATTTTGTATTGTAATTTATAGCGTATAGTACAGCTATGCCTATAATATTTTACTTTACCTACATTATAGAATATAGCTAACCATCGATTTAAATGTTTCTTTAGAAGTTAAGTATGAAAATTATAACAATTCGTTTTTAAAAAACGCACTTATCTATAATGAGGTTCCCAGTATCACGTATTTCAACAGTTCGGGCAATCCTCTGCTTTCATAACCTAATGGTATATTTATTGAAAGCATTCACAAACAGGAGTGTTAATGTCATGG includes these proteins:
- a CDS encoding DUF2089 family protein, which encodes MNKDEIPAWVLALNSEDLEFVKNFIISSGSLKEIAKNYGVSYPTVRIRIDRVIQKIEMNVNLEKEPLISYVKQLAIENRINIEDAKSIIEKYKSERMSNNE
- a CDS encoding helix-turn-helix transcriptional regulator; the protein is MENKVKINRLELPITQEQLAKKVGATRQTIGLIEKGEYNPSLQLCVAIAKELGKTLDELFWEVD
- a CDS encoding tyrosine-type recombinase/integrase, with translation MSDFELVMHQDALETQKRYHNRKIHIEKKMEEIPRQYDGDIRRYKKYCCSTSQIVGTEAMLDYLYISLIEQKVKKTTWERRLAAIRKYLSVIHGIDFRAEARVAYELSAMRKMYREDQYAHLIQVQGKSAIDKKELMNIINTLPIRAKTICLVNLVTANRPNEMVRLRVRDFDLKNRLVHVYLKKQKRWHTKRLTVEVINAVDVYTREYDLKTDDYFVGRVYRNGRYESTAISEIGYGKALQRWTGLTGYNFRKSQVVAMHAAGADLPTIAKQTGHQSLETLSQHYLTVTEITVDQYI